In Phoenix dactylifera cultivar Barhee BC4 chromosome 11, palm_55x_up_171113_PBpolish2nd_filt_p, whole genome shotgun sequence, the following are encoded in one genomic region:
- the LOC103718962 gene encoding uncharacterized protein LOC103718962, with protein sequence MVARMMRWRPWPPLMTKKFQVRMVVQRMERVAGVEEEEAAAVRVTAEVRWKGPKGKLSSLRRSVKRNCTREEEVRDGAVEWNEEFESVCTLTAHRENSFHPWEIAFAVFNGLNQGLKNKASVLGMASLNLAEFTSSAEQEIELNLPLLLPGVANESPSSLNLVLSVLELRASQESPEMVQRPMVPAPLSPTTGDALSSDKDELSALKAGLRKVKILTEFVSTRKSRKTIQDDEGSEGKCSARSDDAEYTHPFDTDSVDDDLDEGELEDDKEDSSIRKSFSYGTLASANHVGSSLYLDMRTDGEYEDWVYYSHRRSDVGYSHAEELTSSVPEQSMLQASNWSILPWKKRKLSFRSPKAKGEPLLKKTYGEEGGDDIDYDRRLLSSSDESLSEGRQKVDEYGVMSSSVSDFGDDNFVVGSWESKGLVSRDGHMKLSTQVFFASIDQRSEQASGESACTALVAVIADWFQTYQDTMPIRSQFDSLIREGSSEWRNLCENQTYRECFPDKHFDLETVIQAKIRPLSVVPRKSFIGFFHPEGNDDTSGFDFLHGAMSFDSIWDEISQAGSNFPTVGGPHLYIVSWNDHFFVLKVEHDAYYIIDTLGERLYEGCDQAYILKFDGSTTIRKIPGEKKTANGETTGAGNDGVDGSTGEQQSVNGASEGELVCKGKESCKEYIKSFLAAIPIRELQADIKKGLMSSTPLHHRLQIEFHYTEPSKEVSTAALPLAAAEAVPEFSWPLELVAAFNITPEVVIV encoded by the exons ATGGTGGCGAGGATGATGAGGTGGCGGCCGTGGCCGCCGCTGATGACGAAGAAGTTCCAGGTGAGGATGGTGGTGCAGCGGATGGAGAGGGTGgcaggggtggaggaggaggaggcggcggccgTGAGGGTGACGGCGGAGGTGCGATGGAAGGGGCCGAAGGGGAAGCTGAGCTCGCTGCGGCGGTCGGTGAAGAGGAACTGCACGAGGGAAGAGGAGGTGAGGGATGGGGCGGTGGAGTGGAACGAGGAGTTCGAGAGCGTGTGCACGCTCACGGCCCACAGGGAGAACTCCTTCCATCCATGGGAGATCGCCTTTGCAGTCTTCAAT GGCTTGAACCAGGGATTGAAAAACAAGGCATCTGTTCTCGGAATGGCTTCCTTGAACCTGGCTGAGTTCACATCTTCAGCTGAACAAGAGATTGAGTTGAACCTTCCATTGTTGCTGCCTGGTGTTGCTAATGAGTCTCCTTCATCACTTAAT CTGGTTCTTAGTGTTTTGGAATTGAGAGCATCCCAAGAATCGCCAGAGATGGTACAGAGGCCTATGGTGCCTGCTCCATTGTCACCTACTACCGGAGATGCTCTCTCTTCAGACAAAGATGAGCTTTCTGCTCTTAAAGCTGGATTGAGAAAGGTGAAAATTCTTACGGAGTTTGTGTCGACTCGGAAGTCTAGAAAGACAATCCAGGATGATGAAGGTAGTGAGGGCAAGTGCTCTGCTAGGAGTGATGATGCAGAATACACACACCCATTTGACACGGACTCTGTTGATGATGATCTTGATGAAGGAGAACTAGAAGATGACAAAGAGGACTCCAGTATTAGGAAGTCATTCAGTTATGGCACATTGGCATCTGCTAACCATGTTGGGAGTTCATTGTACCTTGACATGAGGACAGatggagaatatgaagactgggTCTACTACAGTCATCGAAGATCTGATGTGGGTTATTCACATGCAGAGGAGCTGACATCATCTGTCCCTGAACAATCTATGTTGCAGGCTTCAAATTGGAGTATTCTCCCATGGAAAAAGAGGAAGCTAAGTTTTAGATCTCCCAAGGCCAAAGGGGAACCCTTGTTAAAGAAAACAtatggagaagagggaggggatgACATTGACTATGACCGTCGGCTGCTGAGCTCCTCTGATGAATCTCTTTCTGAAGGG AGGCAAAAAGTGGACGAATATGGTGTTATGAGCTCATCAGTTTCTGATTTTGGTGATGACAATTTTGTGGTTGGTAGCTGGGAGTCAAAGGGCCTAGTGAGCCGTGATGGTCACATGAAGCTTTCCACCCAGGTCTTCTTTGCGTCTATCGACCAGAGGAGTGAGCAAGCGTCTGGTGAGAGTGCATGCACAGCTCTAGTTGCTGTAATTGCTGATTGGTTTCAAACCTACCAGGATACAATGCCTATCAGGTCTCAGTTCGACAGCCTCATTCGAGAAGGTTCTAGCGAGTGGAGGAACCTCTGTGAGAACCAGACATACCGGGAGTGCTTCCCTGACAAGCATTTTGATCTTGAAACAGTTATTCAGGCAAAGATCCGCCCGCTCTCTGTTGTTCCAAGGAAGTCTTTCATCGGGTTCTTTCATCCTGAAGGCAATGATGATACCAGTGGCTTTGATTTCCTGCATGGGGCCATGTCTTTTGACAGCATCTGGGACGAGATCAGCCAAGCTGGGTCAAATTTTCCCACTGTCGGTGGCCCTCATCTCTACATAGTGAGCTGGAACGATCACTTTTTTGTTCTAAAAGTTGAACATGATGCCTATTACATAATAGACACACTTGGTGAGAGGCTCTATGAAGGGTGTGACCAGGCTTACATCCTGAAATTTGATGGAAGCACAACAATTCGCAAAATTCCTGGTGAGAAGAAGACTGCTAACGGTGAGACCACAGGAGCTGGTAATGATGGTGTGGATGGTTCAACAGGAGAGCAGCAGAGTGTAAATGGTGCTTCAGAGGGGGAGCTTGTCTGCAAGGGGAAGGAGTCCTGCAAGGAGTACATCAAGAGCTTCTTAGCTGCAATTCCAATTAGGGAACTGCAGGCTGATATTAAGAAGGGGCTGATGTCTTCGACACCTCTCCATCATCGACTCCAGATTGAGTTCCACTACACGGAGCCATCCAAGGAGGTGAGTACAGCAGCATTGCCACTAGCAGCAGCAGAGGCAGTTCCTGAGTTTTCATGGCCATTGGAGCTGGTAGCAGCATTTAACATAACACCTGAAGTTGTAATTGTATAG